A genomic segment from Miscanthus floridulus cultivar M001 unplaced genomic scaffold, ASM1932011v1 os_1944, whole genome shotgun sequence encodes:
- the LOC136534442 gene encoding anthocyanidin 5,3-O-glucosyltransferase-like, translated as MSPPALVLLPEWGSGHLMSMLESCKRVLLSGGGNAFSITLLVMRPPTSEATSEVEAHVRREAASGQDIRFHRLPAVEPPSDAVGVEEFIARYIVLHAPHVRDAVAAMACPVAALVLDIFAAPLVDVARGLGVPSYVFMSSTGALLALMLHLPVLHDSVPVEFDEVEGEVQVPGLPPVPPESMPCPVVDKKSPNYAWFVRLGDRFMDATGIIANTADEIEPGPLAAVAGGRCVPGRPAPPVYPIGPMLSLGDRSPSHECVAWLDAQPPGSVVFLCFGSMGWFDPPQVVEITAALERCGHRFLWVLRGPPSDASGAGAPDGSEHPTDANLDELLPERFLERTKGKGLVWPTWAPQKDILAHPAVGGFVTHGGWNSVLESLWHGVPMVPWPLYAEQHLNAFELVADMGVAVPLKVDRKRDNFVESAELERAVRSLMDADGELGRRAREKTADMKAVCWKAVEEAGSSHAALQRLAEALHHGAVIPKK; from the coding sequence ATGTCGCCGCCCGCGCTGGTGCTCCTGCCGGAGTGGGGCTCCGGCCACCTCATGTCCATGCTCGAGTCCTGCAAACGCGTCCTCCTCAGCGGCGGCGGCAACGCCTTCTCCATCACCCTGCTCGTCATGCGCCCGCCCACCTCCGAGGCCACCTCCGAGGTGGAGGCGCACGTGCGCCGCGAGGCCGCGTCCGGGCAGGACATCCGCTTCCACCGCCTCCCCGCCGTGGAGCCCCCCTCGGACGCTGTCGGGGTCGAGGAGTTCATCGCGCGGTACATCGTCCTCCACGCGCCGCACGTCAGGGacgccgtggccgccatggcgtGCCCAGTCGCCGCGCTCGTGCTCGACATCTTCGCCGCGCCCCTGGTGgacgtggcgcggggcctcggggtGCCGTCCTACGTCTTCATGTCGTCCACGGGCGCCTTGCTCGCGCTCATGCTGCACCTGCCCGTGCTCCACGACTCGGTCCCCGTGGAGTTCGACGAGGTGGAAGGGGAGGTGCAGGTGCCGGGCCTGCCGCCGGTGCCGCCGGAGTCCATGCCGTGCCCCGTGGTGGACAAGAAGAGCCCCAACTACGCGTGGTTCGTGCGCCTCGGCGATCGCTTCATGGACGCCACGGGGATCATCGCCAACACCGCGGACGAGATCGAGCCGGGGCCCCTAGCGGCCGTCGCCGGGGGCCGGTGCGTGCCCGGTCGCCCCGCACCGCCGGTGTACCCGATCGGCCCCATGCTGTCGCTCGGCGACCGTTCGCCGTCTCACGAATGCGTCGCGTGGCTGGATGCGCAGCCGCCGGGGTCAGTGGTGTTCCTCTGCTTCGGGAGCATGGGCTGGTTCGATCCGCCGcaggtggtggagatcacggccGCGCTCGAGCGGTGTGGCCACCGCTTCCTGTGGGTCCTGCGGGGCCCACCTTCGGACGCGTCGGGCGCCGGCGCCCCGGACGGGTCGGAGCACCCGACGGACGCGAATCTCGACGAGCTCCTCCCGGAGCGGTTCTTGGAGAGGACCAAGGGCAAGGGTCTGGTGTGGCCGACGTGGGCGCCGCAGAAGGACATCCTGGCGCACCCCGCCGTCGGCGGCTTCGTGACGCACGGTGGCTGGAACTCGGTGCTGGAGAGCCTGTGGCACGGCGTGCCGATGGTGCCGTGGCCGCTGTACGCGGAGCAGCACCTGAACGCGTTTGAGCTGGTGGCCGACATGGGCGTGGCCGTGCCGCTCAAGGTGGACAGGAAGCGGGACAACTTCGTGGAGTCCGCGGAGCTCGAGCGCGCGGTGCGGTCCCTAATGGACGCCGACGGCGAGCTGGGGAGGAGGGCGAGGGAGAAGACCGCGGATATGAAGGCCGTGTGCTGGAAGGCCGTGGAGGAGGCCGGGTCGTCGCACGCAGCGCTGCAGAGGCTTGCCGAGGCGCTCCACCACGGCGCGGTGATCCCGAAGAAGTGA